In the Carboxydothermus hydrogenoformans Z-2901 genome, one interval contains:
- a CDS encoding CoB--CoM heterodisulfide reductase iron-sulfur subunit B family protein → MKTGYYPGCSLHSTATEYNESVLAVVKAINNEVKEIDDWNCCGATAGHSTSSELAIGLPLRNLMLAEKEGFDELLVPCAACYNLFKTAQFEVAHGQKQDLVADMEHQLGLTYQNKINVLNFIEYVLKPENIEKIKKLIKRPLGGIKVAAYYGCLLLRPHNVVGFDNPERPTKMEKLLEALGASPVRWNAKNECCGGSQALSKPELVVKLVNNIVANARDNEAELIVTACPLCQANLDGRQINWDSPEQNKQLLPVLYISELIGYALGLPVEKWFAKHLVPPSLKA, encoded by the coding sequence ATGAAAACCGGATATTATCCCGGATGTTCACTTCATTCAACTGCTACCGAATATAACGAGTCAGTTTTGGCCGTTGTAAAGGCAATTAACAACGAGGTAAAAGAAATCGATGATTGGAATTGTTGTGGAGCTACCGCCGGCCACAGCACTTCATCGGAACTGGCAATTGGACTTCCCCTTCGTAATTTAATGCTTGCGGAAAAGGAAGGATTTGACGAATTGTTGGTGCCCTGTGCGGCTTGCTATAATCTTTTCAAAACCGCACAATTTGAAGTTGCCCATGGTCAAAAGCAAGATTTAGTTGCCGACATGGAACATCAATTAGGGTTAACATACCAAAATAAGATAAACGTTTTAAATTTTATTGAATATGTTTTAAAACCAGAAAATATCGAAAAAATAAAAAAATTAATTAAAAGGCCGTTAGGAGGAATAAAAGTTGCTGCTTACTACGGTTGCTTGCTTTTAAGACCACACAATGTAGTTGGATTTGATAATCCCGAAAGGCCAACAAAAATGGAAAAACTTCTGGAAGCTTTAGGAGCTTCGCCGGTTCGTTGGAATGCAAAAAATGAATGCTGCGGTGGTAGCCAAGCTCTTTCAAAACCTGAATTGGTTGTGAAACTGGTTAATAATATTGTTGCAAATGCCCGCGATAATGAAGCAGAACTGATAGTTACGGCTTGTCCCCTCTGCCAGGCAAATTTAGATGGACGGCAGATAAACTGGGATTCACCGGAACAAAACAAACAGCTTTTACCGGTTTTATACATTTCGGAGCTAATTGGTTATGCTTTGGGTTTACCTGTAGAAAAGTGGTTTGCCAAACATCTTGTTCCCCCTTCGTTAAAAGCTTAA
- a CDS encoding ASKHA domain-containing protein, with protein MAEYKVLFKPDQKEVAISENTNLMEALNLAGINIKTVCGGAGTCGKCLVRVVDGQKRVESYGKLKQEEIAQGYVLACQTYPESDLIIEIPFDSRLTQHQIVTDDEKASGVMNELDLAEEDELDPLFKEVSLELPVPTLDDPRDDLSRLTATFSRQENGNLIVEYEQLKDLPQILRNENFSVTVGVSDYLGLNKALYIKSGSASQRVFGLAIDIGTTTVVVQLVDLVSGKVLGTKGNYNKQAAFGDDVISRIIYVDENPDGAEKLRKAVLSTINELIFQLCKEHGVEKKEIMAAVVAGNTTMTHLFLEIDPRYIRLEPYTPAALFIPPVPATEAKIEMNPKGFVYIMPNVASYVGGDITSGVLYTGLANSDEITLFIDIGTNGEMVLGNKDWLVTCACSAGPAFEGSGIKHGMRAMQGAIERVSISEAGLKVKYQTVGGIPPVGICGSGLIDLLANLKRAGIIDRSGKIDRTVNKERIREGEDGLEFVLAWANESGNNKDIVITEADIQNLIRAKAAIFAGVRTMLAMVDLPLEAIDRVIIAGGFGKYLNIKDAITIGLLPDIDINKFSYVGNSSLKGARKALLSRKACAEVKEIARKMTYLELSVGTTFMDEFVSASFIPHTDLHLFPSVE; from the coding sequence ATGGCAGAATATAAAGTTTTGTTTAAACCAGACCAAAAGGAAGTAGCAATTTCCGAAAATACCAATTTAATGGAAGCTTTAAATTTAGCGGGAATTAATATTAAAACTGTTTGCGGTGGTGCCGGTACTTGCGGTAAATGCCTAGTTCGGGTGGTGGACGGGCAAAAAAGAGTCGAAAGCTACGGAAAATTAAAACAAGAAGAAATTGCTCAGGGTTATGTTCTTGCCTGTCAAACATACCCCGAAAGTGATTTAATTATTGAAATTCCTTTTGACTCACGCCTTACTCAACACCAAATAGTAACTGATGATGAAAAAGCTTCTGGAGTTATGAATGAATTAGATTTAGCGGAAGAAGATGAATTGGACCCTCTTTTTAAAGAAGTATCACTGGAATTACCGGTACCAACCTTAGATGACCCAAGGGATGATCTATCAAGACTTACGGCAACCTTTTCCCGCCAGGAAAATGGTAATCTGATTGTAGAATACGAACAGTTAAAGGACCTTCCACAAATCTTACGAAACGAAAACTTTTCCGTAACGGTGGGAGTTAGTGATTATCTGGGACTGAATAAAGCCCTGTATATTAAATCCGGAAGTGCAAGCCAGAGGGTCTTTGGTTTAGCAATTGATATTGGCACCACTACTGTTGTGGTGCAATTGGTGGATCTTGTATCTGGTAAAGTGTTGGGAACAAAAGGGAATTATAACAAACAAGCAGCTTTTGGGGATGATGTCATCAGCAGAATTATCTATGTGGACGAAAATCCAGATGGTGCAGAAAAATTACGAAAAGCTGTATTATCCACAATAAACGAGCTTATCTTCCAACTTTGCAAGGAACATGGTGTAGAGAAAAAGGAAATTATGGCTGCAGTAGTTGCCGGCAATACTACCATGACCCACCTCTTTTTAGAGATAGATCCACGATATATCCGTTTAGAACCGTATACTCCAGCTGCTCTGTTTATACCACCAGTACCGGCAACAGAAGCTAAAATTGAAATGAATCCCAAGGGCTTTGTTTACATTATGCCCAACGTTGCCAGCTACGTGGGTGGTGATATTACCTCAGGGGTTTTATATACCGGGCTGGCAAATTCCGACGAAATAACCCTATTTATCGATATCGGGACAAACGGAGAAATGGTTCTTGGCAATAAAGACTGGCTTGTAACTTGCGCCTGCTCAGCGGGTCCAGCGTTTGAAGGAAGCGGAATTAAGCACGGTATGCGGGCTATGCAGGGAGCCATTGAACGGGTTAGCATTTCTGAAGCAGGCTTAAAAGTTAAATACCAAACCGTTGGAGGAATACCTCCTGTAGGTATTTGTGGTTCGGGTTTAATTGACCTGCTTGCTAACTTAAAAAGGGCCGGAATTATTGACCGTAGCGGCAAAATCGACCGAACAGTAAATAAAGAACGAATCCGCGAAGGGGAAGATGGGCTGGAATTTGTCTTAGCCTGGGCCAATGAAAGCGGTAATAATAAGGACATAGTCATTACCGAAGCGGACATCCAAAATTTAATTCGGGCTAAAGCTGCTATTTTTGCAGGAGTTCGGACGATGTTAGCTATGGTTGATTTGCCCTTAGAAGCTATTGACCGGGTTATCATTGCTGGAGGATTTGGTAAATATCTCAACATAAAAGATGCTATAACCATCGGCCTTTTACCGGACATCGATATTAATAAGTTTTCCTATGTGGGGAATAGCTCGCTAAAAGGTGCAAGGAAAGCCTTGCTTTCCCGAAAAGCTTGTGCTGAGGTTAAGGAAATAGCACGGAAAATGACCTACCTTGAATTAAGTGTAGGTACTACTTTCATGGATGAGTTTGTTTCGGCATCGTTTATTCCCCATACCGATTTGCATCTATTTCCTTCAGTAGAATAA
- a CDS encoding 4Fe-4S dicluster domain-containing protein, whose product MANNTLTMEIAELSHQPVSRCFQCQKCSLGCPVAEEMDYLPHQVVDLINKNLSEKLIGSNASWICVSCKTCVQRCPNGIDIGAIHDALKNIHFKHKLPVGVKAVADFYESFLDTVYDYGRAYELGMIVKHKLKTKNFTQDMKMGLQMFLKGKIKITPHKINKIWEVKNLFSSVKGSE is encoded by the coding sequence ATGGCCAATAACACCTTAACTATGGAAATTGCAGAACTGTCCCATCAGCCGGTAAGTCGCTGCTTTCAATGTCAAAAATGTAGTTTAGGCTGTCCGGTGGCGGAAGAAATGGACTATCTTCCCCACCAGGTAGTTGATTTGATAAATAAAAACCTATCAGAAAAATTGATTGGCAGCAATGCCTCTTGGATTTGCGTTAGCTGCAAAACCTGTGTTCAGCGGTGTCCAAATGGTATTGATATTGGGGCTATCCACGATGCTCTTAAAAATATTCATTTTAAACATAAATTACCTGTCGGAGTTAAAGCGGTTGCTGATTTTTACGAAAGCTTTTTGGATACGGTTTATGACTATGGACGGGCTTACGAATTAGGGATGATAGTGAAACACAAGTTAAAAACCAAAAACTTTACTCAGGATATGAAAATGGGGTTACAGATGTTTTTAAAAGGAAAAATAAAGATTACTCCCCATAAAATCAACAAAATATGGGAAGTCAAAAATTTATTTTCCAGTGTAAAGGGGAGTGAGTAA
- a CDS encoding FAD-dependent oxidoreductase, protein MTKSYLVIGAGAVGLQIAQDLEENGHEVWLVEESAMPGGKFNSQKPLEPGINLAYFSGTYHPGDYLFTSKAVSLMASKRVKVLYGSKVSVINEEKGKFYTEIIAPKENYTKVFDGVYFTPGFVPFNPEERAEYLYGINNFVLTGLELENLLKTGEIKKNPPEKVAFIQCVGSRNNGIGPGKPYCSGFCCLYSLKEIDLLKKVLPDTVVKVFYLDLRLYNKGAEKLYQRAVANNVSFIRNMISAIKEEPKSYKPIIRYLNNGRFKDELFDLVVLAQGAEISPNIKTLLASLNIAENELLEFYGTPENPHQIRPGIYFAGSFLNPMDGADSMVSAGSATLPEINFKENVQSTREIKYFTNTGIIFCNCRGSLPVDELKGTAADLPNITISDCLNEDDLGKVRSFLLDNQIGNAVFAGCSKIKILPGLEKLAYEESIGTRFEVVNLKEQGYSLYGKEKFKAIAPKLVAGALARLKFSTNPALKVKNDINFDVVVIGGGLAGLKVAEALTEKGVLVTVVEKQDSFGGKHKNKVIPLEGINLKEFIEKILLKLENRGALLLKNAEIVEVSGGPGNYQLIIERFGKRLNINAAAVILATGTQKSYGRYKKTSQVIFQEDLFSSADLLSQCDSIGFLQCAGSRNDLNPICSRNCCVSSLDAAIFIKEKFPEKDVFIFHQDIMAYGKYEYKYLKARELGIKFVVYNRGQYPEIKSTGGKIQVVTNENYLDDVVLDLLVLAEGAVPNKENEKLAELFKVGLDEFGFLRESHQDISGGYFPKWGVFVAGEAQGPKTVREILYSAQNTAKNVLTYLNQLQNSQLKVNYSEVIEEKCAACLTCVRVCPYSVPVVINGKNVAYIDPISCQGCGICASECPNKAIVQNNRPHHGVLAEIRVLAGEGK, encoded by the coding sequence ATGACAAAAAGCTATCTGGTAATCGGTGCCGGCGCAGTGGGATTACAAATAGCCCAGGATTTAGAAGAAAATGGGCATGAAGTTTGGCTGGTAGAAGAATCAGCAATGCCGGGAGGAAAGTTTAACAGCCAAAAACCTTTGGAACCGGGAATAAACCTTGCTTATTTTAGCGGAACCTACCATCCCGGAGATTATTTGTTTACCAGTAAAGCAGTAAGTCTGATGGCTTCCAAACGGGTAAAGGTCCTTTATGGTTCAAAGGTTTCGGTGATTAATGAAGAAAAGGGAAAATTTTATACCGAAATTATTGCTCCTAAGGAAAACTACACCAAAGTTTTTGATGGAGTGTATTTTACCCCTGGCTTTGTGCCCTTTAATCCTGAAGAAAGAGCCGAATACTTGTATGGGATAAATAATTTTGTCTTAACGGGCTTAGAATTAGAGAATTTACTAAAAACTGGAGAAATAAAAAAGAATCCACCGGAAAAAGTAGCGTTTATCCAGTGTGTAGGTTCCCGAAATAACGGAATTGGGCCTGGAAAGCCTTATTGCTCTGGCTTTTGTTGTTTATATAGTTTAAAAGAAATTGACCTTCTGAAAAAAGTTTTGCCTGATACCGTTGTCAAGGTCTTTTATTTGGACTTAAGGCTTTACAATAAGGGTGCTGAAAAGTTATATCAGAGAGCGGTCGCAAATAATGTAAGTTTTATTCGCAACATGATTTCGGCTATAAAAGAAGAACCAAAAAGCTATAAGCCGATTATTCGTTATTTAAACAATGGACGTTTTAAAGATGAACTTTTTGATTTGGTAGTTTTAGCCCAAGGAGCAGAAATAAGCCCAAATATTAAAACTCTTTTGGCCAGTCTCAACATTGCCGAAAATGAGCTCCTGGAATTTTACGGTACACCGGAAAATCCCCATCAAATTCGACCGGGAATATACTTTGCCGGTTCGTTCTTAAATCCAATGGATGGCGCAGACAGCATGGTCTCCGCAGGTTCTGCAACTCTTCCGGAAATAAATTTTAAAGAAAATGTCCAAAGCACCAGGGAAATTAAATATTTTACCAACACCGGTATTATTTTCTGTAATTGTCGAGGGTCATTGCCGGTTGATGAGCTAAAAGGTACAGCAGCAGATTTACCAAATATTACTATTTCCGACTGTTTGAATGAAGATGATCTGGGCAAAGTAAGAAGTTTCTTACTCGACAACCAAATTGGTAATGCAGTTTTTGCCGGTTGTAGCAAGATAAAAATTTTGCCCGGGTTGGAGAAGTTAGCTTATGAGGAATCAATCGGTACAAGGTTTGAAGTGGTAAACCTGAAAGAACAGGGATACTCTTTATACGGCAAGGAAAAGTTTAAAGCTATTGCGCCAAAATTGGTAGCAGGAGCTTTAGCTCGCCTAAAATTCAGCACTAACCCGGCGCTTAAGGTGAAAAATGATATTAACTTTGATGTAGTTGTAATAGGCGGTGGTCTTGCAGGGTTAAAAGTAGCGGAAGCACTAACCGAAAAAGGCGTTTTGGTAACAGTTGTTGAAAAACAAGATTCCTTTGGTGGTAAGCATAAAAATAAAGTCATTCCCTTAGAGGGAATTAATTTAAAGGAGTTTATTGAAAAAATCCTTTTAAAGTTAGAAAACCGCGGGGCTCTTTTACTAAAAAATGCAGAAATTGTGGAAGTCTCAGGTGGTCCAGGTAATTATCAATTAATTATTGAACGCTTTGGTAAGCGTTTGAACATCAACGCTGCTGCCGTCATTTTAGCAACCGGAACGCAAAAGAGTTACGGCCGCTATAAAAAAACTTCGCAAGTTATCTTCCAGGAAGACTTATTTTCCTCGGCGGACTTGCTTTCGCAATGTGACTCAATTGGTTTTTTGCAATGTGCCGGTAGTCGAAATGATTTAAACCCCATTTGCAGTCGCAATTGTTGCGTTTCAAGTTTAGATGCGGCAATCTTTATTAAAGAAAAGTTTCCGGAAAAGGATGTCTTTATCTTTCATCAGGATATAATGGCTTACGGTAAATATGAATACAAGTACTTAAAAGCAAGAGAGTTAGGAATTAAGTTTGTGGTTTATAATCGCGGTCAATATCCGGAAATTAAATCTACCGGCGGTAAAATTCAAGTTGTTACCAACGAGAACTATTTAGACGATGTTGTCCTTGATTTACTGGTTTTAGCCGAAGGGGCTGTTCCCAATAAGGAAAATGAAAAGCTGGCAGAATTGTTCAAAGTTGGGCTTGATGAATTTGGATTTTTACGGGAATCCCACCAAGATATTTCTGGAGGTTACTTCCCCAAATGGGGAGTCTTTGTGGCCGGTGAAGCTCAAGGACCCAAAACCGTAAGGGAGATCCTCTATTCTGCTCAAAACACCGCAAAAAATGTGCTGACTTATCTAAATCAATTACAAAATTCCCAGTTAAAAGTCAATTACAGTGAAGTTATTGAAGAAAAGTGCGCTGCCTGCCTAACCTGTGTTCGGGTTTGCCCATACTCGGTTCCAGTAGTGATTAATGGCAAAAACGTTGCATATATCGATCCAATTTCCTGTCAGGGCTGCGGTATATGTGCTTCCGAATGTCCCAACAAAGCAATTGTTCAGAACAATCGTCCCCATCACGGGGTATTGGCTGAAATAAGGGTATTAGCAGGGGAGGGTAAATGA
- a CDS encoding hydrogenase iron-sulfur subunit, with protein MMTAKILIYQCSYCSYLTFDLLSQYKISLPDNIVLTDLPCTGTISVNMLLEAVENGFEKVFVLGGTGNDCRFLKGSQRAQKRVEEAVKILKEIGYDRATIAFYGLKPGDVDSLKNILSTI; from the coding sequence ATGATGACGGCTAAAATTTTAATTTATCAGTGTTCTTACTGTTCCTATTTAACTTTCGATTTATTAAGTCAATACAAAATTTCTTTACCGGATAACATTGTTCTTACCGATCTCCCCTGTACCGGCACCATATCAGTAAATATGTTATTAGAAGCGGTGGAGAATGGTTTTGAAAAGGTATTTGTTTTAGGCGGAACCGGTAATGATTGCCGCTTTTTAAAAGGTAGTCAAAGGGCACAAAAACGAGTAGAAGAGGCGGTCAAGATTTTAAAGGAAATCGGTTATGACAGAGCAACAATTGCTTTTTACGGCTTAAAGCCGGGAGATGTTGATAGTCTGAAAAACATCTTAAGTACGATTTAA
- the acsC gene encoding acetyl-CoA decarbonylase/synthase complex subunit gamma translates to MGLTGLEIYKHLPKKNCKECGQPTCLAFAMQIAAGKAGLDACPYVSDEAKELLESASAPPVALIKVGKGEKVLEIGHETVLFRHDKRFEHPCGLAILVEDTLSEGEIKERVEKINKLVFDRVGQMHSVNLVALKGSSQDAATFAKAVATAREVTDLPFILIGTPEQLAAALETEGANNPLLYAATADNYEQMVELAKKYNVPLTVSAKGLDALAELVQKITALGYKNLILDPQPENISEGLFYQTQIRRLAIKKLFRPFGYPTIAFALDENPYQAVMEASVYIAKYAGIIVLNTVEPADILPLITLRLNIYTDPQKPIAVEPKVYEILNPGPDAPVFITTNFSLTYFCVAGDVEGARIPAYILPVDTDGTSVLTAWAAGKFTPEKIAQFLKESGIAEKVNHRKAILPGGVAVLSGKLQELSGWEILVGPRESSGINSFIKQRWNV, encoded by the coding sequence ATGGGCTTAACGGGATTGGAAATTTATAAGCATCTGCCAAAGAAAAACTGTAAAGAATGTGGTCAACCAACTTGTCTTGCTTTTGCCATGCAAATTGCCGCCGGTAAGGCGGGGTTGGATGCTTGCCCATATGTCAGTGATGAGGCTAAAGAGCTTTTGGAATCCGCTTCAGCTCCACCGGTAGCTTTAATTAAAGTGGGTAAAGGGGAAAAAGTATTGGAAATCGGTCACGAAACGGTATTATTCCGTCACGATAAACGGTTTGAACATCCCTGCGGTTTGGCTATTTTGGTAGAAGATACTTTAAGTGAGGGAGAAATTAAAGAAAGAGTTGAAAAAATAAATAAACTGGTTTTTGACCGGGTTGGACAAATGCATTCGGTAAATCTTGTAGCTTTAAAAGGTAGCTCTCAAGATGCGGCGACCTTTGCCAAAGCTGTAGCTACTGCCCGGGAAGTTACCGATCTGCCTTTTATTTTAATCGGTACCCCTGAACAGTTAGCCGCAGCATTAGAAACAGAAGGCGCGAATAATCCGCTACTTTATGCAGCAACTGCTGATAATTACGAGCAAATGGTAGAACTTGCTAAAAAATACAATGTTCCGTTAACTGTTAGTGCAAAAGGTTTAGATGCTTTGGCGGAGTTAGTGCAAAAGATAACTGCTTTAGGTTATAAAAACCTTATTTTAGATCCGCAACCGGAAAACATTAGTGAAGGCTTATTCTATCAAACGCAAATTAGACGCCTGGCTATCAAAAAACTTTTCCGGCCTTTTGGCTACCCAACCATAGCCTTTGCCTTAGATGAAAATCCGTATCAGGCAGTGATGGAAGCTTCGGTTTACATTGCCAAATATGCCGGTATCATTGTTTTAAACACCGTAGAACCGGCAGATATTTTACCGCTAATCACCTTAAGACTTAACATTTACACCGACCCGCAGAAACCAATTGCGGTTGAACCTAAGGTTTACGAAATTTTGAATCCCGGTCCGGATGCTCCTGTATTTATAACCACCAACTTCTCGTTGACTTACTTCTGTGTTGCCGGTGATGTAGAAGGAGCAAGAATTCCGGCTTATATCCTTCCGGTGGATACCGACGGAACTTCCGTATTAACAGCCTGGGCAGCCGGAAAATTCACTCCTGAAAAAATAGCTCAGTTCTTAAAGGAAAGCGGAATTGCTGAAAAAGTTAACCACAGAAAAGCAATCCTCCCCGGTGGAGTTGCCGTATTAAGCGGAAAACTTCAGGAATTATCGGGCTGGGAAATCTTGGTGGGTCCGAGAGAATCTTCGGGTATTAACTCGTTTATAAAGCAACGCTGGAATGTCTAA
- a CDS encoding methyltetrahydrofolate cobalamin methyltransferase: MFIMIGERINGMFKDIREAILNKDPRPIQEWARRQAEKGAHYLDVNTGPTADDPVRVMEWLVKTIQEVVDLPCCLDSTNPDAIEAGLKVHRGHAMINSTSADQWKMDIFFPMAKKYEAAIIGLTMNEKGVPKDANDRSQLAMELVANADAHGIPMTELYIDPLILPVNVAQEHAVEVLETIRQIKLMANPAPRTVLGLSNVSQKCPDRPLINRTYLVMAMTAGLDAAIMDVDDDALVDAAATAHILLNKEIYCDSYLKTFRQK, encoded by the coding sequence ATGTTTATAATGATCGGTGAGCGTATTAACGGAATGTTTAAGGACATTCGGGAGGCTATTTTAAATAAGGACCCACGTCCGATTCAAGAATGGGCGAGAAGGCAGGCTGAGAAAGGTGCCCATTACTTGGATGTTAATACCGGTCCAACTGCCGATGATCCGGTGCGCGTAATGGAATGGCTGGTAAAAACAATTCAAGAAGTTGTTGATTTACCTTGTTGCCTTGATTCTACTAACCCTGATGCCATCGAAGCCGGTTTAAAGGTTCACCGGGGTCATGCTATGATAAACTCTACTTCGGCAGATCAGTGGAAAATGGATATATTCTTCCCCATGGCCAAAAAATACGAAGCAGCGATTATCGGTCTTACCATGAATGAAAAGGGCGTGCCCAAAGATGCCAATGACCGTTCCCAATTGGCAATGGAACTTGTGGCAAATGCTGATGCTCATGGTATTCCTATGACTGAGCTTTATATTGACCCTCTTATTTTGCCGGTAAACGTTGCCCAGGAACATGCGGTTGAGGTATTGGAAACTATCCGCCAAATTAAACTAATGGCTAATCCGGCTCCAAGAACAGTTCTGGGCTTAAGCAACGTTTCCCAAAAATGCCCGGATCGGCCGCTTATCAATAGAACTTATCTGGTTATGGCTATGACTGCCGGCTTAGATGCGGCAATAATGGATGTTGATGATGATGCCCTGGTAGATGCGGCGGCCACTGCTCACATCTTGCTTAATAAAGAAATTTACTGCGATTCTTATCTTAAAACCTTTAGACAGAAGTAA
- a CDS encoding acetyl-CoA decarbonylase/synthase complex subunit delta: protein MAVEVLKEKWNSKVVEVTLGTGDKTVTLGGDSTLPFLTFEGEMPNPPRFALEVFDTPPTDWPDILVEPFKDVINDPVAWAKKCVEYGADIVALRLVSAHPDGQNRSGAELAEVCKAVADAIDVPLMIIGCGVEEKDAEIFPVIGEALSGRNCLLSSATKDNYKPIVATCMVHGHSVVASAPLDINLSKQLNIMIMEMNLAPNRIIMDPLIGALGYGIEYSYSIIERMRLGALTGDKILAMPVVCFIGQEAWKAKEAKDPEVAEWGDYALRAIHWETVTTVALIQAGGHLFVMRHPKSLAEVKEHLKRILK, encoded by the coding sequence ATGGCTGTTGAGGTTTTAAAAGAAAAGTGGAATTCAAAAGTTGTAGAAGTAACCTTAGGTACTGGCGATAAAACGGTAACTTTGGGTGGCGACAGTACTCTACCTTTCTTAACTTTTGAAGGGGAAATGCCAAATCCACCTCGCTTTGCATTAGAAGTATTTGATACACCGCCAACCGACTGGCCAGATATTTTAGTTGAGCCTTTCAAAGATGTAATAAACGACCCGGTAGCCTGGGCCAAAAAATGCGTTGAGTACGGAGCAGACATCGTAGCTTTAAGGCTGGTATCCGCTCACCCCGATGGCCAAAACCGATCCGGAGCAGAGTTAGCTGAAGTTTGCAAGGCTGTTGCTGATGCTATTGACGTTCCCTTGATGATTATCGGCTGTGGTGTGGAAGAAAAAGATGCGGAGATTTTCCCGGTTATTGGGGAAGCCTTATCGGGAAGGAACTGCCTGCTTTCTTCGGCAACAAAAGACAATTATAAGCCAATAGTTGCAACCTGTATGGTTCACGGTCATTCGGTAGTGGCTTCCGCGCCTCTGGATATTAACTTATCAAAACAGCTAAACATCATGATAATGGAAATGAACCTTGCTCCTAACCGCATCATTATGGACCCGCTTATTGGCGCATTGGGATACGGTATTGAATATTCGTATTCCATTATTGAAAGAATGCGTCTGGGAGCCTTAACCGGTGATAAAATTTTGGCCATGCCGGTAGTCTGTTTTATTGGTCAGGAAGCCTGGAAAGCAAAGGAAGCTAAAGATCCCGAGGTTGCCGAATGGGGTGATTATGCCCTGCGGGCAATCCACTGGGAAACCGTAACTACCGTTGCGCTTATTCAAGCGGGAGGGCACCTCTTTGTTATGCGCCATCCCAAGTCTTTGGCTGAAGTTAAAGAACATCTAAAAAGAATTTTAAAATAA
- a CDS encoding AAA family ATPase codes for MAFKIAVAGKGGTGKTTFSALVIKQLLMSGKRPILAVDADANANLNEALGLQVEQAISDVINRLAKNMDPIPAGMTKDQYISFKIHETLSEGDDVDLLVMGGPEGQGCYCYANNLLRQFILTLSNNYPYIVMDNEAGMEHLSRRTTDEVDVFFVISDGSVRGIRSAGRIKQLIDSLDLKIKEKYLVITRIEEKDIPEVQEEIEKTGLKLIGVIPNDELVTEFDRYSKPLINLPEDSKAVVAVKKILQNAGII; via the coding sequence ATGGCCTTTAAAATTGCGGTTGCAGGAAAAGGCGGTACGGGAAAAACCACCTTCTCGGCATTAGTTATCAAACAGTTGCTAATGTCTGGTAAAAGACCCATCCTGGCTGTGGATGCGGATGCCAATGCTAATCTAAATGAAGCTCTGGGTTTACAAGTTGAACAGGCAATTTCCGATGTAATAAACCGGTTAGCGAAAAATATGGATCCCATTCCGGCAGGTATGACTAAAGACCAGTATATAAGTTTTAAAATTCATGAAACCCTTTCCGAGGGGGATGATGTGGACCTTTTAGTAATGGGAGGCCCCGAGGGTCAGGGATGTTACTGTTATGCTAATAATTTATTACGGCAGTTTATTTTAACTCTCAGCAATAATTATCCCTATATCGTAATGGATAACGAGGCTGGTATGGAGCACTTGAGCCGTAGAACTACCGATGAGGTAGATGTATTTTTTGTCATAAGTGACGGTAGTGTGCGGGGAATAAGGTCGGCAGGAAGAATCAAACAGCTTATCGATTCCTTGGATTTAAAAATCAAAGAAAAATACTTAGTTATAACACGGATTGAGGAAAAAGATATCCCTGAAGTTCAAGAAGAAATTGAGAAAACCGGGTTAAAGTTAATTGGTGTAATACCCAATGATGAGTTGGTGACGGAATTTGACCGGTATAGCAAACCGTTAATTAATCTACCCGAGGATAGTAAAGCGGTAGTGGCAGTCAAGAAAATTTTACAAAATGCGGGTATTATCTGA